Below is a window of Ruegeria sp. THAF33 DNA.
GCGCGTTGTGCACGCCACATCCGGCCAATGCAGCCATGATATGTTCGACGGTGGAAACCGATACACCGGCATCATTCACCAGACGCGTACAAAGCGGGGTCCGTTCAACCGCATAGTAGATCGCCGGGATCATCGCGTCGCCCAGTTGAATATCCGTCCGCTTGAACCAGATGCCATGACCAGCCGCCGCCGGTTTCAGGACCATGGTCGCCGGCTTGCCGCTGTGCAGCCCGACGCCTTTAAACGTGACCGGAGATTTGAGCGTATGTTGCAAAATGGGCCTCAGTGAGTAGTGTCCAGCCTGCTTGGGCCGTGTTGGACACTGAGTTAAGGAAGCCCGCGTCAAGGCTCAACTCACTCTTTGCAACCGATTGAAACATGTATGTAACAGATCGGCAAAACCCTGCTCACATAGTTGCAAGTTACTGTTAATAAACAATTAAGGGCCGCCAAATGGCAGCCCTTTGAGTGGATTTTGTTACCGCGATCAGTTGGCTTGACGGCGCAGGAAGGCCGGAATTTCGATACGGTCCTGATCCGGATCGGCCTCTTCCTGAAGCGGCGCGGTCGCCTCGGACTGTCGCAAAACGGGCTGCTGCCGCGGCGGTTGGGCCGGAGTATCCGAGGCATGGCCGGTCATCCGATCGATCAGACGATTGAAGCCAAAACGCGACCGCTCCTCGGGTTCCGGTTGCGAAACCGCTTCGGGTTGGCGAGGCGCTGCCGGTCGCTGTGGCGCCGACGGAACCTTCTGCACAGCGGCCTGCAAACGCTGCAATGCTTCGGGCGACGGGGTGCCAGCAGCATGTCCGCGCGGTGCCACAAATGCCTCGGGCGCGGGCTCAACATGCTCGGGCTGCGGCTCGAATTCGGCCACACGCGGCTGATAAGCGGGCGGCGGCAGGCCATCCTCGTCACGCTCGTCGCGCGGCTGGAATTGCGGCTGCGCCGGCTCTTCAGCGGCTTCGAACAGCGAAGGTTCGCGGTTTTCTTCCGGCTGCGGGACGGGCTCTGCTGCGTCGGCAACCACCCGGGCTTCTTCCTGAATATGCTCTTCAGCCGAAACCGTGCGGGTCAGCGGTTCGGACATCGAACGGCGCGCCACCGGGACTTCGGTCGTTTTTTCGCTGGCGTCGATGCCGGTCGCAACAACCGACACGCGCATTCCGCCTTCCATAGCGGTATCCAGCGTCGAGCCGACGATGATATTGGCCTCGGGGTCCACTTCCTCGCGGATGCGGTTGGCGGCTTCGTCCAGCTCGAACAGGGTCAGGTCGTGCGAGCCGGTGATGTTGATCAGCACGCCTTTGGCGCCCTTGAGGCTGATTTCGTCCAACAGCGGGTTTGCAATAGCCTTTTCCGCCGCCTGGATGGCGCGGTCTTCGCCTGTTGCCTCGCCGGTGCCCATCATCGCCTTGCCCATCTCGTCCATCACGGCGCGAACGTCGGCAAAGTCGAGGTTGATCAGGCCGGGGCGCACCATCAGGTCGGTCACGCCTTTGACGCCCTGATACAGAACGTCGTCAGCCATCGAGAACGCCTCGGTAAAGGTGGTCTTTTCATTGGCCAGGCGGAACAGGTTCTGGTTGGGGATGATGATCAGCGTGTCGACAACCTGCTGCAGCGCCTCAACCCCATCTTCGGCCTGGCGCATCCGCTTGGCACCTTCGAACTGGAAGGGCTTGGTGACGACACCGACGGTCAGTACACCCAGCTCACGCGCGGCTTGCGCGATGATCGGAGCAGCCCCCGTTCCGGTACCGCCGCCCATACCAGCAGTGATGAAGCACATATGAGCGCCGGCAAGGTGGTCCACGATCTGTTCGATGCTTTCCTCGGCGGCGGCTGCGCCTACGGTCGGGCGGGCCCCTGCCCCCAGACCTTCGGTGACTTTCACGCCCAGTTGCACCCGCGCCGAGGACTGGCTTTGTTGCAGCGCCTGTGCGTCGGTGTTAGCGACCACGAAATCAACGCCGTCCAACTGTTTTTCAATCATGTTGTTGACGGCGTTCCCGCCTGCGCCGCCAACGCCAAATACTGTAATCCGAGGCTTCAGTTCGTCGTGCCCGGGCATCGAAAGATTCAATGTCATGCTCTGTCCGCCTGTATTTATGTCCCGCCAAAGCGGTGTTTTTCTTACCTATCCTTGTACGATTCTAACGGCCTGATGCCAAAAGGTCACGTCAAAAATCGCGTTTTCCCACAAAATATGGAGGAAATAAGGCATAAACCGGCGGCATTTCGCAGGTCATGCCAGATATAGCGGAAACAACGGCGACCATCACTAGACAACCGGCATGAACGCGAGGACACATTCGTTCATCGCGCTCTGATCGACTGCCATATACACTGCGGAAAACTGCTCAGGTCCTGCCGCGAGGCCTCTTTCGGGCCTTGTGGATATCTTGAGGGATAAATCGAAACGCTGCAACCGGTTTCTTCAGCTGAGCGGTGCATTTGGACAGTCCAGGCCGCGGTCCGTCATGGATCGCACTTCCTGTATTTCCCCATCGACGAATGAGGCAAGCCGCACCATCAAACGACCTTCATGCAAAAATGGCCACCAACAGACCGGAATGCCGTCCGGGTCATTGTCGTACAGAAAACACAACTGACCGTTTGGCGTCGTGATCTGCCCGTAGACACAGCCCTGCCCCTCTTCGCGCCAGACCGACATGCGGCGGTTCAGGAATTGTTCGGTTCCCACCAGGCCACCGCTGCGGATTTCGTAGAATGTCAGAGTTTTTCCGACCGCCGCGTCCAGAAACGCTTCGGGCGTGATCATGGTCTGGGCCGAGGCCCAGCAAGGCAGCAGCGCCGCGCACAGAGCACCCCCGCGCAGGACTCTACCAGTTGTCACGGAACCACCGTACGGCGCGCTTGAACGGGCGTGCGGCATAGGTTTCGACCGGGATTTCAAAATCCCACCATTCGTCCTGAGGATGGGCCGCAAACAGGCTGAGGCCGACAGCGGATGAGAACCCGGGCCCGGTGGCTGATTGCGGCAGGCCATGCACGCGCAAGGGGCGGCCCAAGCGAACGCGCTGACCGAGGATGCGCGTGGCCAACCCGTCCAGCCCCATGATCTGGCTGCCGCCGCCGGTCAGCACGATCTGCTGGCTTGGCATATGTTCAAACCCGGCGGCGTCCAGCCGGACGCGGACCTCTTCAAGAATTTCCTCGACACGCGGGCGCATGATGCCGATCAGTTCAGCGCGGCTGACGGTGCGGCGGTCGTGTTCCCAATCGCCGGTGTCACCACCGATATCAATCATATCCCTGTCGTCGGCCCCGGTGGCATGAACGCCGCCATTGAATGTCTTGATCCGTTCCGCCACGGCGGCAGGTACACCCAGGCCCATCGAAATATCTGCGGTCACGTGATCGCCGCCCATGCGCACGCAATCGGCATAGATCATGTGCTTTTTCATGAAGATCGACACGCTTGTGGTGCCGCCGCCCATGTCGATACAGGCCGCGCCCAGTTCCTGCTCGTCTTCGACCAGCGCCGAGATGCCCGAGACATAGGCCGAGTTGGCAATACCCGCGAGTTCAAGATCACAGCGCTTGATACAGCGCACGATGTTCTGGATCGCTGACGAATCCACGGTCAGCATATGCATGTCGACCGCAAGGCTCTGGCCCATCTGCCCGCGCGGGTCGATCAGGCCAGACCGGTTGTCGAGCGCAAAATTCACCGGTTGAGCATGCAGCACTTCGCGCCCGTCACCATAATCCGGCACGTCGCAAGCGTTCAGAACCCGGCCCACTTCGGCCTCGGTCACGATCTGACCGTCCAGATCGACTTGCGCATCCAGCCCGTAAGAGCGCGGGTTCGCGCCCGAGAAACAGGCGATCACATGATCGACGCGGATGTCGGCCATCTTCTGTGCGGCCTGAAGCGCGGTGCGGATGGCACGTTCGGTTTCCTGCATGGCTGTGACTTCGCCGAACTGGACACCCCGCGACCGGGTGGTCGCGGCACCGATGACGCGAAAACCGGTCTGACCTGCCATGGAACCGATGGTATTGTCCTCGCTCAGCCGACCGGTTCCGTCAAAGCGCAGCACAAGACAGGCGATTTTCGAGCTGCCCACATCCAGAATCGCAATCACACCGCGTTGCAAAGCCTGCCGCCGCATCTGACGCATGGCACGTTGGGACTGATAAAGATCGGTCATCATGGTCGTTACTGCCCGTTACTCACTGTCACTTTTGTGTTCCACCAGTCTTCGCTGGCGGCTTTGGTCATTCGAATGGTCGGACGCTGCCCGAGGCGCATGTCGACCACGGCCACGTCACGTTCCAGAAGGTCCTGTACCTCGTTCACGGCAAGCACGCGTTCCAACGCACGCACCGGGCGTTCGGTCGGCAGCATGATGCGCTGACCACGGTCCAGCACCAGATCCCAGCGCCGCTCTCCCACGCGCACCAAGCCGCGCACGCGATTGCCCAGGCTGCGCGAAGTCCGCAGAAGCTCCAGTGCTTCTCCGACGTGATCGTCGGCGCCTGTCCCCGCGATCAACGGCAGATCGGCGTGGTCCTTGCGAGAGGTGGCTTCCTTGACATGCGCGCCTGTCTCATCCAGCAGCTCAAGCCCCTCGCGCGTTCGCCAGACGATCACCGGCTGACGCTCGACGACATCGACCTGCAGGATGCCTCCGGGGCGGATTCTGACGGTTGCGGATTTCACCGGGTCCAGCCCGGTGATCGTGTCGCGGATCTGTTCCACATCCAGATCCCAGGAACTGATCGGGAAATCCAGCGGCACGATTTCGCGGATGTCTTCGGACAGGTCGGTTCCGGCCCCGTCGATGGCCATCAGGTTGACCATGAATTCGGGGCGCTCCTGAATTGAAGTGCGCACATCGGCGATATAAGCGGCAAGTGCGTCGCGACGGTCCTGCGAGGCAAAGAAGATGCCAAGCGCGGCAGCGATGGCGCAGATCGGCAGGCCAACCTTGACACCAAGGCGAATGCCCGGCGTCAGCATCCAACGTTGCAGCCGATAGCTGAGACGGGACGGCGCAGGGTCACTGCGTCTTGCGGAGCGGGAAAACACACGCGCACCGCGCAGGCGCAAAAGCGGTTCGGCCTCGTGCGAGTCCGTGTCGGCCGAGGCGAAATCGGCATCCGGTCCCGCAAGTGGTTTGCTGCGGTGGATTTCCAGTGAACGGCTGGCGGTCAGCGGTCGCATGAGGCGTCCTCCACCATCCAGGCGCAGAGCTGGCCGAATGTCATTCCAAGATGAGCGGCCTGTTCCGGGACCAGAGAGGTTGGCGTCATGCCGGGCTGGGTATTGGTTTCCAGCAGGAACAACCCATCGGCACCCTTGCTGTCATCCCAGCGGTAATCCGTGCGGGACACACCCTTGCACCCCAGCACGTTATGCGCCCGCACGGCGTAGTCCATGCAGCGGTCGAAAATGTCCTGCGGGATGTCGGCGGGCAGGACATGCCACGAGCCGCCAGGCTTGTATTTGGCGTCATAGTCGTACCAGCCGCCATCTGTCATGATTTCGGTCACGGTCAGGGCGCGGTCGCCCATCACGGTCACGGTCAACTCGCGACCTGCCACGTATTTCTCGACCATCACCAGATCGGGCATCGCCTCGTCCAGCTGCGGCGGGCCGTTGGCATTTTCGTGGACGATGTAAATCCCAACGCTGGAGCCTTCATTGTTCGGCTTGGCCACATAGGGCGGCTCCATCACGTGAACTTCGACCACCTCGACCTTGGGCACGATCACGCTCGGTACGACGGGCAGCCCTTCGGTTTGGTAAATCTCTTTGCTGCGCTGCTTGTCCATTGCCAGCGCCGAGGCCAGAACACCGGAATGGGTGTAAGGGATGCGCATCCACTCCAACAGGCCTTGCACACACCCATCTTCGCCCCAGCGGCCATGCAGGGCGTTGAAAACCACATCCGGTTTGATGTCCACAAGGCGCGCGCAGAGGTCGGGACCTGCGTCCAGTTCGACCACTTCAAAGCCTTCTCCCACAAGGGCGGCCGCGCATTCGCGCCCAGAGCTGAGAGACACCTCGCGTTCCGCCGAGGGTCCACCCATCAATACCGCCACTTTGGGGTTTGTCCTGCTCGACATACCCAATGTGCGCCTCAATGTCCCCGGACCTTATGTGGTGGTCCGTACTGCGTTTATGCCTTTGATCCGTCGCCTGAATTTGCCTGTTATGGTCTGACGGTTGGGGCTTTATTCTGTCAGCGGATCACCGACCCGCATGATTTCCCACTCTA
It encodes the following:
- the ftsZ gene encoding cell division protein FtsZ; this encodes MTLNLSMPGHDELKPRITVFGVGGAGGNAVNNMIEKQLDGVDFVVANTDAQALQQSQSSARVQLGVKVTEGLGAGARPTVGAAAAEESIEQIVDHLAGAHMCFITAGMGGGTGTGAAPIIAQAARELGVLTVGVVTKPFQFEGAKRMRQAEDGVEALQQVVDTLIIIPNQNLFRLANEKTTFTEAFSMADDVLYQGVKGVTDLMVRPGLINLDFADVRAVMDEMGKAMMGTGEATGEDRAIQAAEKAIANPLLDEISLKGAKGVLINITGSHDLTLFELDEAANRIREEVDPEANIIVGSTLDTAMEGGMRVSVVATGIDASEKTTEVPVARRSMSEPLTRTVSAEEHIQEEARVVADAAEPVPQPEENREPSLFEAAEEPAQPQFQPRDERDEDGLPPPAYQPRVAEFEPQPEHVEPAPEAFVAPRGHAAGTPSPEALQRLQAAVQKVPSAPQRPAAPRQPEAVSQPEPEERSRFGFNRLIDRMTGHASDTPAQPPRQQPVLRQSEATAPLQEEADPDQDRIEIPAFLRRQAN
- the ftsA gene encoding cell division protein FtsA; its protein translation is MTDLYQSQRAMRQMRRQALQRGVIAILDVGSSKIACLVLRFDGTGRLSEDNTIGSMAGQTGFRVIGAATTRSRGVQFGEVTAMQETERAIRTALQAAQKMADIRVDHVIACFSGANPRSYGLDAQVDLDGQIVTEAEVGRVLNACDVPDYGDGREVLHAQPVNFALDNRSGLIDPRGQMGQSLAVDMHMLTVDSSAIQNIVRCIKRCDLELAGIANSAYVSGISALVEDEQELGAACIDMGGGTTSVSIFMKKHMIYADCVRMGGDHVTADISMGLGVPAAVAERIKTFNGGVHATGADDRDMIDIGGDTGDWEHDRRTVSRAELIGIMRPRVEEILEEVRVRLDAAGFEHMPSQQIVLTGGGSQIMGLDGLATRILGQRVRLGRPLRVHGLPQSATGPGFSSAVGLSLFAAHPQDEWWDFEIPVETYAARPFKRAVRWFRDNW
- a CDS encoding cell division protein FtsQ/DivIB, encoding MRPLTASRSLEIHRSKPLAGPDADFASADTDSHEAEPLLRLRGARVFSRSARRSDPAPSRLSYRLQRWMLTPGIRLGVKVGLPICAIAAALGIFFASQDRRDALAAYIADVRTSIQERPEFMVNLMAIDGAGTDLSEDIREIVPLDFPISSWDLDVEQIRDTITGLDPVKSATVRIRPGGILQVDVVERQPVIVWRTREGLELLDETGAHVKEATSRKDHADLPLIAGTGADDHVGEALELLRTSRSLGNRVRGLVRVGERRWDLVLDRGQRIMLPTERPVRALERVLAVNEVQDLLERDVAVVDMRLGQRPTIRMTKAASEDWWNTKVTVSNGQ
- a CDS encoding D-alanine--D-alanine ligase; the encoded protein is MSSRTNPKVAVLMGGPSAEREVSLSSGRECAAALVGEGFEVVELDAGPDLCARLVDIKPDVVFNALHGRWGEDGCVQGLLEWMRIPYTHSGVLASALAMDKQRSKEIYQTEGLPVVPSVIVPKVEVVEVHVMEPPYVAKPNNEGSSVGIYIVHENANGPPQLDEAMPDLVMVEKYVAGRELTVTVMGDRALTVTEIMTDGGWYDYDAKYKPGGSWHVLPADIPQDIFDRCMDYAVRAHNVLGCKGVSRTDYRWDDSKGADGLFLLETNTQPGMTPTSLVPEQAAHLGMTFGQLCAWMVEDASCDR